A part of Paenibacillus donghaensis genomic DNA contains:
- a CDS encoding phage tail protein codes for MALKTLIQIRRGLESALGRLAVGELGYCTDTGKLYIGTTVSNVLLVAAQSTGDMLKSIYDTNNNGKVDYAQMADSVAWSGVAGKPALYPPATHTHSEYLNTGPLTWNQLKGV; via the coding sequence ATGGCTCTGAAGACATTGATCCAGATTCGCCGCGGACTGGAAAGCGCCTTGGGCAGGCTGGCCGTCGGCGAGCTGGGCTATTGTACAGATACAGGCAAGCTGTACATCGGAACCACGGTCAGCAATGTGCTGCTGGTGGCTGCCCAAAGCACCGGCGATATGCTCAAAAGCATCTATGACACGAATAATAACGGCAAAGTCGATTATGCCCAGATGGCGGACAGCGTGGCTTGGTCGGGCGTGGCCGGGAAACCGGCGCTTTATCCGCCAGCGACACATACGCATAGCGAATATTTGAATACAGGCCCACTGACCTGGAATCAGCTGAAGGGAGTGTAG
- a CDS encoding DUF2793 domain-containing protein, which translates to MAQTIQMKRGTKAELTTYGALKAGELGFCTDTKEVYIGDGTANSLVGRALSGPEASRPAAGAAGRLYYVTTGTNAGYLYFDDASGWRRVNAQKLSDLTGSVDDIADGSTYAKVLKADISAGHVNKVSDGTNVKTAAEIRTHLEDASKHRTINDAGAAITDLWSAQKIRNEIELAKHNIEPQASVKDQNLAAPLASPVEGDRYIIPALATGAWSGKTGQIAEYQSSAWVFYAPAVGWTAYVDDEQKIYSWNGSAWVRTGGALQTITAGNGLTGGGQADSVTLHIGTGYGIGVSADAIAVTAGKGISVDAAGVAANIDGSSIVYDAANGNKLTVASIDGGTF; encoded by the coding sequence ATGGCACAGACCATTCAAATGAAACGCGGCACCAAGGCTGAGCTGACCACTTATGGTGCTCTAAAGGCCGGGGAACTGGGCTTCTGTACAGATACGAAGGAGGTATACATTGGCGATGGAACTGCGAATTCGCTGGTGGGCCGGGCTTTGTCCGGGCCGGAGGCTTCGCGGCCTGCCGCAGGAGCGGCCGGACGGCTCTATTATGTAACCACAGGCACGAATGCAGGTTACCTCTATTTCGATGACGCCAGTGGTTGGCGGCGGGTCAATGCCCAGAAGCTGAGCGATCTTACCGGAAGCGTTGACGATATTGCCGATGGCTCCACCTATGCGAAGGTGCTGAAGGCAGATATCAGCGCAGGGCATGTCAATAAGGTATCGGATGGAACGAATGTGAAGACGGCCGCCGAGATCAGAACCCATCTCGAGGATGCTTCCAAGCACCGGACGATTAATGATGCCGGAGCGGCCATTACAGATCTCTGGTCTGCGCAGAAGATCAGGAATGAGATTGAGCTGGCGAAGCACAACATTGAACCGCAGGCTTCGGTCAAAGACCAGAATCTGGCGGCTCCGCTCGCCAGTCCGGTGGAAGGCGACCGGTATATCATTCCAGCGTTAGCGACTGGTGCATGGTCAGGGAAGACGGGGCAGATCGCGGAATACCAATCCTCCGCCTGGGTGTTCTATGCTCCGGCAGTAGGCTGGACGGCTTATGTGGACGATGAGCAGAAAATCTACAGCTGGAACGGCAGCGCCTGGGTGCGGACCGGAGGCGCACTGCAGACGATTACCGCCGGCAACGGCCTGACCGGCGGAGGGCAAGCTGACAGTGTAACGCTCCATATCGGCACAGGCTACGGGATTGGAGTCAGCGCGGATGCCATCGCCGTGACTGCCGGCAAGGGCATTAGTGTGGATGCGGCTGGCGTAGCCGCGAATATTGATGGAAGCAGCATCGTGTATGATGCGGCCAATGGCAATAAGCTCACAGTCGCGAGTATCGACGGGGGTACATTTTAG
- a CDS encoding phosphoglucomutase, whose product MGYPDSIDRFTDKLNRKVGGASHVIEERLELVKGAYSGPLAHDNINNQSISVYTGPGYSGVELRNFTVGFPDDLPWRREIRIYAEVPEVYVTYETTGDTIEADDINRLQRGLTAVQGELEWYKLDGRIDGGTFKEEV is encoded by the coding sequence ATGGGATACCCGGATAGTATAGATAGATTCACAGACAAGCTTAACCGCAAAGTGGGCGGCGCAAGCCATGTCATTGAAGAACGCCTGGAGCTGGTGAAGGGGGCGTACAGCGGGCCGCTTGCCCATGACAACATCAACAACCAGAGCATTTCTGTGTACACCGGACCTGGATATTCAGGTGTGGAGCTGCGCAACTTCACTGTTGGCTTTCCCGATGATCTGCCTTGGCGGCGCGAGATCAGGATCTATGCTGAGGTTCCCGAGGTTTATGTAACCTATGAAACCACGGGCGACACAATTGAAGCGGATGATATCAACAGGCTGCAGCGGGGGCTAACAGCTGTACAAGGGGAGCTGGAGTGGTACAAGCTGGATGGTCGGATCGACGGCGGCACATTTAAGGAAGAGGTGTAA
- a CDS encoding baseplate J/gp47 family protein: MYEDQTYEALLERMLDRVPQGLDKREGSIIYDALAPAAAELAQMYIELDVNHNLVFADTAAGEYLERSIAWSGIRRRPASQAQLQGSFYREDGTLLELPVGSRFSLELMNYTAVEKLSPGIYRLQSEQSGAIGNRYFGALLPVNYIAGLARGEITALLIPGEDAESDEALRQRYYASARRPATSGNKYHYMEWAVQVEGVGGARVFPLWNGPKTVKVVVVDAAKLPASALLVSKVQQYIDPLPGRGEGQAPVGAVVTVAAAAGKNIPITAKVILDPGYTLQQVQEQFKQTLEKYRKEQALNAAYVSHSVLGALLLAVEGVLDYRELQLGGVAGNVTLTEEEVPLFGSVVLEV; this comes from the coding sequence GTGTATGAGGATCAGACCTATGAAGCTCTGCTGGAACGGATGCTTGATCGGGTGCCGCAGGGACTGGATAAACGGGAGGGGAGTATCATTTATGATGCGCTCGCTCCGGCAGCCGCCGAGCTGGCCCAGATGTATATTGAGCTGGATGTGAATCATAATTTGGTTTTTGCCGACACGGCGGCAGGCGAATATCTGGAGCGAAGCATCGCCTGGTCAGGTATCCGGCGGCGTCCGGCAAGCCAGGCGCAGCTGCAGGGAAGTTTTTATCGCGAGGACGGTACTCTGCTGGAGCTTCCTGTTGGCAGCCGTTTCTCGCTGGAGCTGATGAATTACACCGCTGTGGAGAAGCTGTCGCCAGGGATCTACCGTCTGCAGAGTGAGCAGTCCGGAGCGATAGGCAACCGCTATTTCGGTGCCCTGCTGCCGGTAAACTATATTGCCGGTTTGGCTCGTGGCGAGATTACGGCGCTGCTGATTCCCGGTGAAGATGCGGAGAGTGACGAGGCGCTGCGCCAGCGATATTATGCTTCGGCCAGAAGGCCTGCGACAAGCGGCAACAAATATCATTATATGGAATGGGCTGTCCAGGTTGAAGGGGTAGGCGGAGCGCGTGTATTTCCGCTGTGGAATGGACCTAAGACGGTGAAGGTCGTTGTTGTGGATGCTGCCAAGCTTCCTGCTTCGGCCCTGCTGGTCTCCAAGGTGCAGCAATATATCGATCCGCTCCCCGGAAGAGGCGAGGGGCAAGCCCCGGTAGGAGCCGTAGTTACGGTGGCCGCTGCAGCCGGCAAAAACATTCCCATTACCGCCAAGGTCATCCTTGACCCGGGCTATACCCTGCAACAGGTGCAGGAACAATTCAAACAGACACTGGAGAAGTACCGCAAGGAGCAGGCTCTGAATGCAGCCTATGTCAGCCATTCGGTGCTAGGTGCCCTATTGCTGGCGGTAGAAGGGGTTCTTGATTACAGAGAACTTCAGCTTGGCGGCGTGGCAGGCAATGTAACGTTAACTGAAGAAGAAGTGCCGCTGTTCGGCAGCGTTGTGCTGGAGGTGTAG